A DNA window from Hevea brasiliensis isolate MT/VB/25A 57/8 chromosome 2, ASM3005281v1, whole genome shotgun sequence contains the following coding sequences:
- the LOC110632686 gene encoding uncharacterized protein LOC110632686 produces MMALLQLISTHKPSLKPNTNLPPLNPSSNSSTLHYHSRRRRRQTNSIRCSAYEKHDTNHPKPDDVVELPLFPLPLVLFPGAILPLQIFEFRYRIMMHTLLHTDLRFGVIYSDAASGTAEVGCVGEIVKHERLVDDRFFLICKGQERFRITNLVRTKPYLVAEVSWLEDRPSGDEDVETLATEVENYMKDVIRLSNRLNGKPEKEAQDLRRNLFPTPFSFFVGSTFEGAPREQQALLELVDSAARLKREKETLRNTLNYLTAASAVKDVFPSS; encoded by the coding sequence ATGATGGCTCTGCTTCAgctcatttcaactcacaaaccCTCGTTAAAACCCAACACTAACCTTCCTCCTTTAAACCCTTCCTCCAATTCTTCTACTCTCCATTACCACAGTCGCCGCCGTAGGCGACAAACCAACTCTATCAGATGCTCCGCCTACGAAAAGCATGACACCAACCATCCTAAACCAGACGATGTCGTTGAATTGCCGCTCTTTCCTCTCCCGCTCGTCCTATTCCCTGGCGCTATCTTGCCCCTCCAGATCTTCGAGTTCCGTTACCGCATTATGATGCACACTCTCCTCCACACTGACCTGCGATTCGGTGTCATCTACTCCGACGCTGCCTCCGGCACTGCTGAAGTCGGATGTGTAGGCGAGATTGTTAAACACGAGCGCCTCGTCGACGACCGCTTCTTCCTCATCTGCAAGGGCCAGGAGCGTTTCCGTATTACCAATCTTGTCCGCACAAAACCATATCTTGTGGCCGAGGTTAGTTGGCTGGAGGACCGGCCATCTGGGGATGAGGACGTCGAAACTTTGGCGACGGAAGTGGAGAACTATATGAAAGACGTGATTCGATTATCGAATCGGTTGAACGGGAAGCCCGAAAAGGAAGCTCAGGATTTGCGAAGGAATCTGTTTCCGACTCCGTTTTCGTTTTTCGTAGGGAGTACTTTTGAGGGCGCGCCAAGGGAGCAGCAGGCGTTGCTGGAATTGGTGGATTCGGCGGCGAGATTGAAGAGAGAGaaggagactttgagaaacactctTAACTACTTGACCGCAGCCTCCGCCGTTAAAGATGTGTTTCCGTCTTcatga